A single Agromyces sp. CF514 DNA region contains:
- a CDS encoding RluA family pseudouridine synthase encodes MESRSVPVPDGLEGIRVDQGLAKLLGFSRTQAAEIAAAGGVVLDGRTLDKSDRLRAGGWLEVSWQPPRTVEVVAIPVPDLGIVHDDDDLVVVDKPAGVAAHPSLGWEGPTVVGALAAAGFRISTSGAPERQGVVHRLDAGTSGLMVVAKSERAYTELKRQFHDREVEKVYHTVVQGHPDPLAGTIDAPVGRHPRSEWKFAVTADGKHAVTHYETLEAFPFASLLEVHLETGRTHQIRVHMAAQRHPCVGDAMYGADPTISARLGLTRQWLHAHRLSLTHPATGDWVTFESEYPADLAAALETLRGE; translated from the coding sequence ATGGAGTCCCGTTCCGTTCCCGTCCCCGACGGGCTCGAAGGCATCCGCGTCGACCAGGGCCTCGCGAAGCTGCTCGGCTTCTCCCGCACGCAGGCGGCCGAGATCGCCGCGGCCGGGGGCGTCGTGCTCGACGGCCGCACGCTCGACAAGTCCGATCGGCTCCGCGCGGGCGGCTGGCTCGAGGTGAGCTGGCAGCCGCCGCGCACGGTCGAAGTCGTCGCGATCCCGGTGCCCGACCTGGGCATCGTGCACGACGACGACGACCTCGTGGTCGTCGACAAGCCGGCGGGCGTCGCAGCGCATCCGTCGCTCGGCTGGGAGGGTCCGACCGTGGTCGGCGCCCTGGCCGCCGCGGGCTTCCGCATCTCGACCTCGGGCGCTCCCGAGCGCCAGGGCGTCGTGCATCGGCTCGACGCCGGCACGAGCGGCCTCATGGTCGTCGCGAAGTCCGAGCGCGCGTACACCGAACTCAAGCGGCAGTTCCACGACCGCGAAGTCGAGAAGGTCTACCACACGGTCGTGCAGGGGCACCCCGATCCGCTGGCCGGCACGATCGACGCGCCGGTCGGCCGGCATCCGCGCTCCGAATGGAAGTTCGCGGTGACCGCCGACGGCAAGCACGCGGTGACCCACTACGAGACGCTCGAGGCGTTCCCGTTCGCCTCGCTGCTCGAGGTGCACCTCGAGACCGGGCGCACCCACCAGATCCGCGTGCACATGGCCGCACAGCGGCATCCGTGCGTGGGCGACGCCATGTACGGCGCCGACCCCACGATCTCGGCACGCCTCGGACTCACCCGGCAGTGGCTGCACGCGCACCGCCTCTCGCTCACCCATCCGGCGACGGGCGACTGGGTGACGTTCGAGTCCGAGTACCCCGCCGACCTCGCGGCGGCGCTCGAGACACTCCGCGGCGAGTGA
- the lspA gene encoding signal peptidase II: protein MESERGTKAGTSTALVVLAIGALSVYGLDQLAKFLVVSNLTEGETVPVLGDLLQWHFVRNPGAAFSLASGMTWIFTILAAGVITFIIWFARRIRSKAWGLVFGLLLGGVLGNLTDRLLREPSFGLGHVVDFISTPWLIPAIYNVADMAIVSSMVLFMILTIRGVGLDGTREVKGGAKGAEADEAAASEDAPRGDAPERGVAEGGTPAGGVAPVVREA, encoded by the coding sequence TTGGAGTCTGAGCGGGGCACCAAGGCCGGAACCTCGACCGCACTCGTCGTTCTCGCCATCGGTGCCCTCTCGGTCTACGGGCTCGATCAGCTGGCGAAGTTCCTCGTCGTCTCCAACCTCACCGAGGGCGAGACGGTGCCGGTCCTCGGCGACCTGCTTCAGTGGCATTTCGTACGCAATCCGGGAGCTGCCTTCTCGCTCGCGAGCGGCATGACGTGGATCTTCACGATCCTCGCCGCAGGCGTCATCACGTTCATCATCTGGTTCGCCCGGCGCATCCGCTCGAAGGCATGGGGGCTCGTGTTCGGCCTCCTGCTGGGCGGCGTCCTCGGCAACCTGACCGATCGCCTGTTGCGTGAGCCGAGCTTCGGCCTCGGGCACGTGGTCGACTTCATCTCGACGCCGTGGCTCATCCCCGCCATCTACAACGTCGCCGACATGGCGATCGTGTCGAGCATGGTGCTGTTCATGATCCTCACGATCCGGGGCGTCGGCCTCGACGGCACGCGCGAGGTGAAGGGCGGCGCGAAGGGTGCCGAGGCCGATGAGGCCGCTGCATCCGAAGACGCACCGCGGGGCGATGCCCCCGAGCGCGGGGTCGCCGAGGGCGGAACGCCCGCAGGCGGCGTCGCGCCCGTCGTCCGCGAGGCCTGA
- a CDS encoding DivIVA domain-containing protein: MALTPEDVVNKRFQATKFREGYDQDEVDDFLDEVVVELRRLNQENEELRQRVSAAEARAAEAAKAAASAPAAAAPSFTEPAPQPPTVAVAVPAPVVQSEIDEQTSTTNLLQLARRLHEEHVREGIEKRDALIAEGHATAARVVAEAEAKQRAQIGVLDQERQALEKRVDGLRLFEREYRQKLKSYIEGQLRDLDTAAPVQVSDNQGFQSPSGISNEQAPTPTFQGFGV, from the coding sequence ATGGCGCTAACTCCGGAAGATGTGGTCAACAAGCGCTTCCAGGCGACGAAATTCCGCGAGGGGTACGACCAAGACGAGGTCGACGACTTCCTCGACGAGGTCGTGGTCGAGCTTCGTCGGCTGAATCAGGAGAACGAAGAGCTGCGCCAGCGCGTCTCGGCCGCAGAGGCACGGGCCGCAGAGGCAGCCAAGGCCGCAGCGTCCGCGCCGGCCGCAGCCGCACCTTCGTTCACGGAGCCCGCACCGCAGCCGCCGACCGTCGCCGTGGCGGTGCCCGCACCCGTCGTGCAGTCCGAGATCGACGAGCAGACGAGCACCACCAACCTGCTGCAGCTCGCGCGCCGCCTCCACGAGGAGCACGTGCGCGAGGGCATCGAGAAGCGCGACGCGCTCATCGCCGAGGGCCACGCGACCGCGGCCCGTGTCGTCGCCGAGGCCGAGGCCAAGCAGCGTGCGCAGATCGGCGTGCTCGACCAGGAGCGCCAGGCGCTCGAGAAGCGCGTCGACGGCCTTCGCCTGTTCGAGCGCGAGTACCGCCAGAAGCTGAAGAGCTACATCGAGGGCCAGCTCCGCGACCTCGACACGGCCGCACCGGTGCAGGTCTCCGACAACCAGGGCTTCCAGTCCCCGTCGGGCATCTCCAACGAGCAGGCACCCACGCCCACCTTCCAGGGCTTTGGAGTCTGA
- a CDS encoding YggT family protein, which yields MLSVVWNILYSLLVLYFFVMWARFVLDLIRTFNRSWRPQGGWLVVVELVYTVTDPLVRLFRRLIPPIRIGQVALDLGWSLAMLVVIVAMTVVSWLAAVA from the coding sequence GTGTTGTCCGTCGTCTGGAACATCCTCTACTCGTTGCTCGTCCTCTACTTCTTCGTGATGTGGGCGCGCTTCGTGCTCGACCTGATCCGCACCTTCAACCGATCCTGGCGTCCCCAGGGCGGTTGGCTGGTCGTGGTCGAACTCGTGTACACCGTGACCGACCCGCTCGTCCGGCTCTTCAGGCGGTTGATTCCTCCGATCCGGATCGGGCAGGTCGCACTCGACCTCGGGTGGTCGCTCGCGATGCTCGTGGTCATCGTCGCGATGACCGTGGTCTCCTGGCTCGCGGCCGTCGCCTGA
- a CDS encoding cell division protein SepF, translating into MSNPLKKTMVYLGLADEEFEAEPRESPAPATPVVHAAPAPKTGAAVTPLRKAHIQPSTPQAEMNEILTVHPRQYRDAQVIAESFREGVPVIINLSQMSDGDARRLIDFASGLSQGLHGKIERVTSKVFLLSPSHVVVSGETGEAEGDVDASFFTHA; encoded by the coding sequence ATGTCCAACCCGCTCAAGAAGACCATGGTCTACCTCGGCCTCGCAGACGAGGAGTTCGAGGCCGAGCCCAGAGAGTCGCCGGCACCGGCGACGCCGGTCGTGCACGCAGCGCCGGCCCCGAAGACCGGTGCGGCCGTCACGCCGCTCCGCAAGGCCCACATCCAACCGAGCACCCCGCAGGCGGAGATGAACGAGATCCTCACCGTGCACCCGCGTCAGTACCGCGACGCGCAGGTCATCGCCGAGTCCTTCCGAGAGGGAGTCCCGGTCATCATCAACCTCTCCCAGATGTCCGACGGCGACGCGCGTCGACTCATCGACTTCGCCAGCGGCCTGTCCCAGGGCCTGCACGGCAAGATCGAGCGGGTCACGAGCAAGGTCTTCCTGCTCTCGCCGTCGCACGTCGTCGTGTCGGGCGAGACGGGTGAGGCCGAAGGCGACGTCGATGCGTCGTTCTTCACGCACGCGTAG